DNA sequence from the Pedobacter schmidteae genome:
CATGTAACGATAAGTCTGGCGCAAAAGATTAAGCCTCTTACCGTAGGCGACAAAGTACCAGATGTAGTTTTTAAGACCATGCTGAATCATAAAACACCTTCAGGTAAACTATCGGATTTTAAAGGGAAGGCACTCATTATAGATATGTGGTTCAGGCAATGTGGTGCATGTGTTGACGCTATGCCACACTTGGATAGTATACAGAATACTTTTAAAGATGAATTGCAGGTACTTTTGGTTACATGGCAAACAAAAAAAGAAATAGAAGGTTTTTGGAAAGAACGCTTGCCAGTACAAGGGCTTAAATTCACCCAGGCGGTTGAAGATACAGTGGTGAAAGCTCTATTCCCCGCAGTAGGTTATCCGCATCAAATTTGGATAGATAAAAATGGCATTGTTAAATCTATAAACGATGGCAGACAAACTACAAAAGCGAACGTCAACAGGTTAATTGCTGGTGAGGCAATTAACATTGCAATTAAAAAAGACGAACTTGATCCATCAGTTAGCAAAGCGAGTATTCCGATGGCGGGCATAAGGTATGATGAAAATAAAGGCAAGATTTTACATTATTCTTATTTGAGTGAGTTTAGACCAGAATTAAGCGGTGCATCAGGTTATGACAGGCAAGAAAACGGAACAGTTAGATTTCGTTTTTTAAATGAACATTATGCTCAATTATATCATATAGCTTATGCTGGTTCCATT
Encoded proteins:
- a CDS encoding TlpA disulfide reductase family protein: MKTRILAIVLALHVTISLAQKIKPLTVGDKVPDVVFKTMLNHKTPSGKLSDFKGKALIIDMWFRQCGACVDAMPHLDSIQNTFKDELQVLLVTWQTKKEIEGFWKERLPVQGLKFTQAVEDTVVKALFPAVGYPHQIWIDKNGIVKSINDGRQTTKANVNRLIAGEAINIAIKKDELDPSVSKASIPMAGIRYDENKGKILHYSYLSEFRPELSGASGYDRQENGTVRFRFLNEHYAQLYHIAYAGSISVPYDRKNRIIRNDTNPIKHAYDNVNFSNYFCYDLIFKEKAGVLFSQYMIEDLDRYLGFKSHEEIRKIKTLIIRPNGKGKRYKDKLEPNKRPYTEYGKFKNGNLVLLNNGWIDFVNLIAMESPEIPTVFEFPGEKYINLKITWNSDNLPAMNEELKNYDVEAIIENRDTKVIVLENRLY